A region of the Mesotoga infera genome:
GCCGGGAGAATGGGATTACTTATCGGATGCCGAAAAGAAAAGAATAACCGGGACCTGAGTCCCGGCTATTTACTCTCAAACGAAGCAGTTATTAGTCGATTTTGGAGAGATTGAACGAGAGATTATGATCTCCCTTTCCAAAATAGCGGTATGTTACCGATACACGATATCCGTCCAGTACGAGCACAACTTCGTAGTATCCGGGATCAAGCTCGACAACTGTGTTGGATCTACCGTAATCTCTACCGTTGATGAAAATTCTCGCATTTTTCGGATCTGAAGAAATCGTAATCCTTGCAATCGGCCTTTCTTCTATCAGAGTTATTTTTGTAGAAGAGCTTGTTCCTGCCGCAAGGTTGACATCCTTACTGTCTGTTATATAACCGGATTTTTCAACTCTGATCGTGTGTCTTCCTGCATCGATATCTATAGAAAGCGGAGATCTCCCGACATAGACATTGTCTACAAAAACCGAGGCATTTGTCGGCTCCGTTTCAACCGTCAGTCTAGCCTTCTTGGCATAGAGTGTGGCGCTAACCTGTCTGTCTCTGTCGAGCGAGACACTTGTAGAAAAGTCCTCATAACCATCTGCTGTTACTCTTACGGTATAGGATCCCTCTCTAAGCGTGAGATTCAATGGTGTTCTCCCCTGATAGGTCCCGTTGATATAGACAAGAGCGTTTGA
Encoded here:
- a CDS encoding PEGA domain-containing protein; this encodes VQNYQLSVITSPSGADVYVNNAYVGRSPLNVTLEGGTKNLRIERSGYETYSETFVLDRSISKSITLSPQVRDYKLNVTSSPSNALVYINGTYQGRTPLNLTLREGSYTVRVTADGYEDFSTSVSLDRDRQVSATLYAKKARLTVETEPTNASVFVDNVYVGRSPLSIDIDAGRHTIRVEKSGYITDSKDVNLAAGTSSSTKITLIEERPIARITISSDPKNARIFINGRDYGRSNTVVELDPGYYEVVLVLDGYRVSVTYRYFGKGDHNLSFNLSKID